In Alistipes ihumii AP11, a genomic segment contains:
- a CDS encoding nitroreductase family protein, protein MEVSLSIDDATCIRCGRCVRVCPSVIFTQAAPKRPIGVQHPNTCIVCGHCVAACPTGSVRHGDFPEEKVHPVDRGGLPSPEQMLALCRSRRSNRAFTSSPVPERALGMIVEAAHRAPTASNLQQVAFTLVTDPDTLRRITAFTVETFASVVRKLENPLLKPLLKVFVGGAYRYLPNFHRLIGEYGEGRDLILRGATAVLLIHTPDGSRFGCQDSNLAYQNASLMAESLGVSQFYTGFVCSAAGQAGHGLEKLLGIDGKIHAGMAMGMPAFRFPNYVDRREVELRRL, encoded by the coding sequence ATGGAAGTATCTTTGAGCATAGACGACGCGACCTGTATCCGGTGCGGCCGATGCGTGCGGGTGTGTCCGTCGGTCATTTTCACGCAAGCCGCCCCGAAGCGGCCGATCGGCGTGCAGCACCCGAACACCTGCATCGTCTGCGGACATTGCGTCGCGGCTTGTCCGACCGGCTCGGTCCGGCACGGCGACTTTCCCGAGGAAAAAGTGCATCCCGTGGATCGCGGCGGGCTTCCCTCGCCCGAGCAGATGCTGGCGCTGTGCCGCTCCCGGCGCTCGAACCGCGCGTTCACATCGTCTCCCGTTCCCGAGCGGGCGCTCGGGATGATCGTCGAGGCGGCCCACCGCGCGCCGACGGCCAGCAATCTGCAACAGGTGGCGTTTACGCTGGTCACCGATCCGGATACGCTGAGGCGCATCACCGCCTTTACGGTCGAGACTTTCGCTTCGGTGGTCCGCAAGCTCGAGAATCCGCTGCTGAAGCCTTTGTTGAAAGTTTTTGTCGGCGGAGCTTACAGGTACCTGCCTAACTTTCACCGGCTGATCGGCGAGTACGGCGAGGGGCGCGATCTGATTCTGCGCGGTGCTACGGCGGTGCTGCTGATCCATACGCCCGACGGCTCGCGCTTCGGCTGTCAGGATTCGAATCTGGCCTATCAGAACGCTTCGCTCATGGCCGAGAGCTTAGGGGTCAGCCAGTTCTACACGGGCTTCGTCTGCTCGGCCGCCGGACAGGCCGGACACGGTCTCGAGAAGCTGCTCGGAATCGACGGGAAGATCCATGCCGGCATGGCGATGGGCATGCCGGCTTTCCGGTTCCCCAACTACGTCGATCGCCGCGAGGTCGAGCTGCGCAGACTGTAA
- a CDS encoding alpha/beta hydrolase, with product MRIQAIVMLTLLTLTHVAAQETTVKSTDMEALELTREWDKTFPQSDRVEHSKVTFHNRYGITLAADLYKPKNGREPLAAVAVSGPYGAVKEQVSGRYAQTLAEQGFLTIAFDPSYYGESGGTPRYLTSPEISTEDFSAAVDYLSTREDVDPERIGILGICGWGGFALNAAANDPRVKATVTSTMYDMSRVNADGYFDAMSADDRYELRERLNAQRTEDYRNGSYKLNGGVVDPVPEDAPLFVRQYHDYYKTARGYHRRSPNSNGGITETSALSFINMPILSYIGEIRSPVLLVHGEKAHSRYFSEDAYKRLTGDNKELLIVPGANHVDLYDNPDAIPFDRIDEFFRKYLMDKR from the coding sequence ATGAGGATACAAGCAATCGTCATGCTGACATTACTGACCTTGACGCATGTCGCGGCGCAAGAAACAACTGTTAAATCGACGGATATGGAGGCATTGGAATTGACGCGGGAGTGGGACAAGACATTTCCGCAGAGCGATCGGGTGGAGCATTCGAAAGTCACGTTCCACAATCGCTACGGCATTACGCTTGCCGCAGACCTTTATAAGCCGAAAAACGGACGGGAGCCTTTGGCTGCCGTCGCTGTCAGCGGTCCTTACGGGGCGGTGAAAGAGCAGGTGTCGGGCCGCTATGCCCAGACTCTTGCCGAGCAGGGCTTTCTGACCATCGCTTTCGATCCTTCCTATTATGGCGAAAGCGGCGGTACGCCGCGTTATCTCACGTCGCCCGAAATCAGTACGGAGGATTTCAGCGCGGCGGTCGACTATCTCTCGACCCGTGAGGACGTCGATCCGGAACGTATCGGAATCTTAGGCATCTGCGGCTGGGGCGGGTTCGCGCTCAATGCCGCGGCCAACGATCCGCGCGTCAAAGCTACCGTAACCTCTACCATGTACGACATGAGCCGCGTGAATGCCGACGGATATTTCGACGCCATGAGCGCCGATGACCGTTACGAGCTGCGCGAACGGCTCAACGCTCAGCGCACAGAAGACTACCGCAACGGCAGTTACAAACTCAACGGCGGCGTAGTCGATCCGGTTCCCGAGGACGCTCCGCTTTTCGTGCGTCAGTATCACGACTATTACAAGACTGCGAGAGGCTATCACCGCCGCTCTCCGAACTCCAACGGAGGAATCACCGAAACCAGCGCCCTGTCGTTCATCAACATGCCGATTCTTTCCTATATCGGGGAGATCCGCAGCCCCGTGCTGCTGGTTCACGGCGAGAAGGCTCACTCCCGATATTTCAGCGAGGATGCGTACAAGAGGCTGACCGGAGACAACAAGGAACTGCTGATTGTTCCCGGAGCCAACCATGTCGATCTGTACGACAATCCGGATGCGATACCGTTCGACAGGATAGACGAATTTTTCCGGAAATATTTAATGGATAAGAGATAA
- a CDS encoding cyclophilin-like fold protein: MKKLLWIPLLSVALLSMAACGGDGGEPFAPGQSGASERPDEENGDKPDTPALGDSGRYLVLYASRTGNTERVAQRIQATLDCDMLEVEPQEPYDNDYNAMLERAQEELAAIRQGNFPPVKTSMENFDDYDIVFVGYPIWYGSMATPMQTFLHTHASKLAGKRIALFATSGSSGISASVSEARSLCPDATIIDRTLLLTSESLSQMATRVPVWLDEIGVSREEPEEPDTPAATSLKVNITVGDRTITATLEDNVATRDFLSRLPLEATLEGYNNTTEKIFYPSPALPTEGVTRGCAPMPGDITIYAPWGNVAIFCKNWSYSNDLIKIGRIDGDGIEVLNVGGDIRVKFERE; the protein is encoded by the coding sequence ATGAAAAAGTTATTGTGGATTCCGCTGTTGTCGGTTGCTCTGCTGTCTATGGCGGCCTGCGGCGGAGATGGCGGCGAGCCGTTTGCGCCGGGACAGTCCGGAGCGTCCGAACGACCGGACGAAGAAAACGGCGATAAACCCGATACGCCGGCACTCGGCGATAGCGGACGCTATTTGGTGCTTTATGCCTCGCGCACGGGCAACACCGAACGTGTGGCGCAACGGATTCAGGCGACACTCGATTGCGATATGCTTGAAGTGGAGCCGCAGGAGCCTTACGATAACGATTATAACGCTATGCTGGAACGAGCGCAGGAAGAGCTGGCGGCTATCCGTCAGGGCAATTTTCCGCCTGTCAAAACCTCGATGGAGAATTTTGACGATTACGACATCGTATTCGTCGGTTATCCGATCTGGTACGGCAGCATGGCGACACCGATGCAGACGTTCCTGCACACCCATGCCTCGAAACTTGCCGGAAAACGAATCGCATTGTTCGCCACCAGCGGCAGCAGCGGCATTTCCGCTTCGGTCAGCGAGGCCCGCAGTCTTTGCCCCGATGCGACGATCATCGACCGAACCCTGTTGCTGACTTCTGAGAGTCTGTCGCAAATGGCGACACGTGTTCCGGTATGGCTCGACGAAATCGGGGTGAGCCGGGAAGAACCGGAAGAACCCGATACTCCGGCCGCAACCTCCCTGAAAGTGAACATCACGGTCGGCGACCGCACGATTACCGCCACGCTGGAAGATAATGTCGCCACGCGGGATTTCCTTTCCCGTCTTCCGTTGGAGGCCACGCTGGAAGGTTACAACAATACGACCGAGAAAATCTTCTATCCTTCTCCGGCCCTTCCGACTGAAGGCGTAACGCGCGGTTGCGCCCCTATGCCCGGAGACATCACGATCTATGCGCCGTGGGGCAACGTGGCGATTTTCTGCAAGAACTGGTCATACAGTAACGATCTGATTAAAATAGGCCGTATCGACGGCGACGGTATCGAGGTCCTGAATGTCGGTGGCGACATCCGAGTGAAATTTGAAAGAGAGTAA
- a CDS encoding DapH/DapD/GlmU-related protein encodes MTTKDFKEYVKTGQALDTEEIHRFMDEMSDEARRITFRLNTAYRTPDEVRELLSELFGYEVPQSLRVFPPLYADFGKNIAVGEHVFINACCHFQDHGGVTIGDGCQIGHNVVFATLNHGLAPEERSHTYPAPIVLGENVWVGSNATILQGVTIGDNAVVAAGAVVTKDVMANTVVGGVPAKFIKNIDDKK; translated from the coding sequence ATGACGACAAAAGATTTCAAAGAATACGTGAAGACGGGGCAAGCTCTCGACACGGAGGAAATCCATCGTTTTATGGACGAAATGAGCGACGAGGCGCGTCGTATTACGTTCCGGTTGAATACGGCTTATCGTACGCCAGACGAAGTGCGCGAATTGCTTTCCGAGTTGTTCGGTTATGAAGTACCGCAATCGCTTCGCGTTTTCCCTCCGCTTTATGCGGATTTCGGGAAAAACATCGCCGTAGGCGAGCATGTATTCATCAATGCCTGCTGCCATTTTCAGGATCACGGCGGAGTCACGATAGGCGACGGTTGCCAGATCGGGCATAATGTGGTCTTTGCCACGCTCAATCACGGGCTTGCACCCGAAGAACGCAGCCATACTTATCCCGCACCCATCGTGCTGGGCGAGAACGTATGGGTAGGCTCGAACGCGACCATTCTGCAAGGCGTGACCATCGGTGACAATGCCGTTGTTGCGGCAGGAGCGGTCGTAACGAAAGATGTGATGGCAAATACTGTCGTCGGAGGCGTTCCGGCAAAGTTTATCAAAAATATCGACGACAAGAAATAA
- a CDS encoding iron-containing alcohol dehydrogenase has protein sequence MSKELGKYGEKVMLVYGGGSIRKNGIYDAVQAELRKAGKQTVELSGVMPNPTIEKVMEGVALARKEAVDFILAVGGGSVCDYGKAVAGSAYCEQDPWEYYFNNFGEMTCRWIPVGCVLTMAGTGSEMDSCSVISKHSENRKKFYYFRNPDFSILNPVYTYTVPKHHTVAGIYDIMSHIQEQYLSGTDDNTTDYIAEGLIRSLVVSSRKVLGNPEDYEARSNIMWTATWALNGLLACGKPTDWMVHMLGQAVAAYTDATHGHTLSAVSGAYYRLLIERSEDAAKKFRRLATSVWDIVPAGKTDKEIASEGLARMEDWMRELGLAMDITACGADPSQLEGMADACPINETGYVVLTREDVIDVLRQSL, from the coding sequence TTGAGTAAAGAACTGGGCAAGTACGGAGAAAAAGTCATGCTGGTGTACGGCGGCGGTTCCATCCGCAAAAACGGTATTTACGATGCGGTACAGGCGGAACTCCGCAAAGCGGGAAAACAGACGGTCGAATTGTCGGGCGTCATGCCCAATCCCACGATCGAAAAGGTCATGGAGGGCGTGGCACTTGCCAGGAAAGAGGCGGTGGATTTTATCCTTGCCGTCGGCGGCGGTTCCGTCTGCGACTATGGCAAGGCGGTAGCCGGTTCCGCCTACTGCGAACAGGACCCGTGGGAGTATTATTTCAACAATTTCGGAGAAATGACCTGTCGCTGGATTCCTGTCGGCTGCGTGCTCACGATGGCGGGAACGGGATCGGAAATGGACAGTTGTTCCGTCATCTCCAAGCACAGCGAGAACCGGAAGAAGTTCTATTACTTCCGCAATCCCGATTTCTCCATTCTCAACCCCGTTTACACCTATACCGTTCCCAAGCATCATACGGTGGCCGGTATTTACGACATCATGTCGCATATTCAGGAACAATACCTTTCGGGGACGGACGACAATACGACCGACTACATCGCCGAAGGGCTGATACGCTCCCTTGTTGTCAGTTCCCGGAAAGTGCTCGGCAATCCGGAGGATTACGAAGCGCGCAGCAACATCATGTGGACCGCGACATGGGCTTTGAACGGGCTTCTCGCCTGCGGGAAGCCCACCGACTGGATGGTACACATGCTGGGGCAGGCTGTTGCCGCCTATACCGACGCAACGCACGGACACACGCTCTCGGCTGTCAGCGGGGCTTATTACCGTCTGCTCATCGAGCGTTCCGAAGATGCGGCGAAAAAATTCCGCCGACTGGCAACCTCCGTGTGGGATATTGTTCCCGCCGGAAAGACGGACAAGGAAATCGCATCGGAAGGGCTCGCACGGATGGAGGACTGGATGCGGGAACTGGGACTGGCAATGGACATCACGGCCTGCGGTGCCGATCCGTCGCAACTCGAAGGTATGGCCGATGCATGCCCTATCAACGAAACCGGTTATGTTGTCCTTACTCGTGAGGATGTGATCGATGTGTTACGTCAAAGTCTTTAA
- a CDS encoding flavin reductase → MRKSISTILSLSLLLSCNTQPAKEINKQNGTEMGKKNIGSLLALYPKPMTVVGAEVEGKVNWLVVGHTGIIGHDRILVSMSKNHYTNQGIKDSKKLSINLVGREMLPKADYVGSVSGASVDKSNIFEYHWGENGTPVIDASPLTMECDVVDIYETDGFDNFICSVANTYAAPEVLDSAGRLDYTRLKPVLFEFPTYSYLATGEVIGKCLNLGKAPGMCVKESMTADGIVRLSKIEVYPQHLDEYMKYATEVGEVSLRTEPGVLTMYAVSEKENPCKVTILETYASREAYEKHIASEHFQKYKQGTLHMVKSLVLSDQTPLNPANRINNFIQ, encoded by the coding sequence ATGAGAAAATCGATATCGACCATCTTGTCCCTCTCTCTTTTATTGTCGTGCAATACGCAACCGGCAAAGGAGATAAACAAACAAAACGGCACGGAAATGGGAAAGAAAAATATCGGAAGCCTGCTTGCTCTCTATCCCAAACCGATGACGGTCGTCGGTGCGGAGGTCGAGGGCAAGGTGAACTGGCTCGTCGTGGGGCATACGGGCATTATCGGTCACGACCGGATTCTCGTGAGCATGAGCAAAAACCATTATACCAATCAAGGGATAAAAGATTCCAAAAAACTTTCTATCAACCTTGTCGGTCGAGAAATGCTGCCGAAAGCCGACTATGTGGGCAGCGTGAGCGGCGCATCGGTCGATAAATCAAACATATTCGAATACCATTGGGGCGAGAACGGCACGCCCGTAATCGACGCGTCGCCGCTGACGATGGAATGCGATGTGGTGGATATTTACGAAACGGACGGATTCGACAATTTCATCTGCTCCGTTGCCAACACCTATGCCGCTCCCGAAGTGCTCGACAGTGCCGGCAGACTCGACTATACGCGGTTGAAACCCGTGCTGTTCGAGTTTCCGACTTATTCTTACCTCGCTACGGGAGAGGTGATCGGCAAATGTCTGAATCTGGGCAAGGCGCCGGGCATGTGCGTCAAAGAATCCATGACGGCCGACGGTATCGTGCGCCTGTCGAAAATCGAGGTTTATCCGCAGCATCTCGACGAGTACATGAAATACGCAACCGAGGTGGGCGAAGTCTCCCTGCGTACCGAACCGGGCGTATTGACAATGTACGCAGTCAGTGAAAAGGAAAACCCTTGCAAGGTAACCATTCTTGAGACCTATGCGAGCCGTGAAGCATACGAGAAGCACATCGCCTCGGAGCATTTCCAAAAATACAAACAGGGGACGCTGCACATGGTCAAGTCATTGGTGCTGTCCGACCAGACGCCGCTCAACCCCGCAAACCGAATCAATAATTTCATTCAGTAA
- a CDS encoding carboxymuconolactone decarboxylase family protein, whose amino-acid sequence MNRIILISIFSILTFNVMAQEKIVQTAGRDQLGEFAPKFAELNDDVLFGEVWSRTDKLGLRDRSLVTITSLISQGITDNSLIYHLQSAKNNGITRTEIAEIITHIGFYAGWPKAWAAFRLAKDVWAEETTGEDAKAAFQREMIFPIGEPNTAYAKYFTGNSYLAPVSREQVNISNVTFEPRCRNNWHIHKAAKGGGQMLIGVAGRGWYQEEGKPAVEILPGTVIHIPAGVKHWHGAAADSWFAHLAFEIAGENASNEWLEPVTDEEYDRLQK is encoded by the coding sequence ATGAACCGAATCATTTTAATCTCAATATTCAGCATTCTGACATTCAATGTTATGGCACAGGAAAAGATAGTACAGACAGCAGGGCGCGACCAATTAGGCGAGTTCGCTCCCAAGTTTGCGGAACTCAACGACGACGTTCTTTTCGGCGAGGTATGGAGCCGCACCGACAAGCTCGGTCTTCGCGACCGCAGCTTGGTAACGATTACCTCTCTTATCAGTCAAGGTATCACAGACAACTCGCTAATATATCATTTGCAGTCGGCGAAGAACAACGGCATCACCCGCACCGAAATCGCCGAAATCATCACGCATATCGGTTTTTACGCGGGTTGGCCGAAGGCATGGGCGGCATTCCGTCTGGCCAAAGACGTATGGGCGGAAGAGACGACCGGCGAGGATGCCAAGGCGGCATTCCAACGTGAAATGATTTTCCCCATCGGCGAACCCAACACGGCGTATGCCAAGTATTTCACCGGCAACAGTTACCTCGCACCGGTTTCGCGTGAGCAGGTGAATATTTCCAACGTGACTTTCGAGCCTCGCTGCCGCAACAACTGGCATATTCATAAAGCCGCGAAAGGCGGCGGGCAGATGCTTATCGGTGTGGCCGGGCGCGGCTGGTATCAGGAAGAGGGCAAACCGGCGGTAGAGATTCTCCCCGGCACGGTCATCCACATTCCTGCCGGCGTAAAGCACTGGCACGGTGCGGCAGCCGACAGCTGGTTCGCGCATCTCGCATTCGAGATTGCAGGCGAGAACGCTTCCAACGAGTGGCTGGAGCCGGTTACGGATGAGGAATACGATCGGCTTCAAAAATGA
- a CDS encoding flavodoxin, with translation MHKVILALLAMVGAAATSYAQQEQDMSGGYPNHRVLVAYFSATGTTARVAGKVAQATGGELYAITPAESYTSADLDWNDKQSRSSVEMSDPASRPAIGGEALNADGYDVIFLGYPVWWNLAPRIVNTFVESHDLNGKTVIPFATSGSSGIANSAAALKETYPDIDWKEGKLLNRASAGDIREWVGKLGY, from the coding sequence ATGCATAAGGTCATTCTCGCATTATTGGCAATGGTAGGAGCGGCTGCGACGTCATATGCGCAGCAGGAACAGGACATGAGTGGAGGGTATCCGAACCATAGAGTCCTGGTCGCCTATTTCTCGGCGACGGGAACGACGGCCCGCGTGGCCGGCAAAGTGGCACAGGCGACGGGCGGAGAGCTCTATGCGATTACGCCCGCAGAGTCTTATACGAGCGCAGACCTCGATTGGAACGACAAGCAGTCGCGCAGTTCGGTAGAGATGAGCGATCCGGCGTCGCGTCCGGCAATCGGCGGCGAGGCATTGAACGCGGACGGCTACGACGTGATTTTTCTCGGTTATCCCGTTTGGTGGAATCTTGCGCCGCGTATCGTCAATACGTTCGTCGAAAGTCACGATCTGAACGGCAAAACGGTCATACCGTTCGCCACCTCGGGGAGCAGCGGCATCGCGAATAGCGCGGCGGCGTTGAAAGAGACATATCCCGACATCGATTGGAAAGAAGGGAAACTGTTGAATCGGGCGAGCGCCGGCGATATCCGCGAATGGGTCGGTAAGCTCGGGTACTGA
- a CDS encoding peptide MFS transporter, with protein sequence MFKNHPKGLLPAALANMGERFGFYTMMAILTLFLMSKFGLDKTNAGIIYSVFYFSIYILAFVGGLIADKTRNYKGTILTGLVIMAAGYLLIAIPTPTPVRNLPLYLTVTCIGLFTIAFGNGLFKGNLQALVGQMYDNEKYGKMRDSGFSLFYMFINVGAIFAPMVAIGVRNWWLSTKGFLYNPDLPELCHGFLGGNLSPEASERFAALAAEVSSNGAPTDMTAFADSYLSAFATGFHYAFGVAIAAMLISLVIFLANKKSLPDPRQAQAAGTGSRIDPGEVRMAAKEVRQRIWALIAVCAVVIFFWFSFHQNGLTLTYFAKDYTRLSIGSLGLSAEIFQSMNPFFVVFLTPLVLAFFGMMRARGKEPSTPAKIAIGMGIAAVAYVVMMLGSLGVPPAAEVERMGGLSEAQRVTPFLLIGTYLILTVAELFISPLGISFVSKVAPPQYQGIMQGAWLGATAVGNQLLFIGAIFYETIPIWMTWGVFVAVCLISMTVMFAMLRWLNRITK encoded by the coding sequence ATGTTCAAAAACCATCCTAAGGGATTGCTGCCGGCTGCGCTGGCCAACATGGGGGAACGGTTCGGTTTCTACACGATGATGGCGATTCTGACCTTGTTCCTGATGTCCAAATTCGGGCTCGACAAAACCAACGCCGGCATTATCTATTCGGTATTTTACTTTTCGATCTACATTCTCGCGTTCGTGGGCGGCCTGATCGCCGACAAGACCAGAAACTACAAGGGGACGATTCTGACGGGACTGGTAATTATGGCGGCAGGTTATCTGCTGATCGCGATTCCGACGCCCACGCCGGTCCGCAACCTGCCTCTGTATCTGACCGTCACATGCATCGGACTGTTCACGATCGCGTTCGGCAACGGTCTGTTCAAAGGAAATCTTCAGGCGCTCGTAGGACAGATGTACGATAACGAGAAGTACGGCAAGATGCGCGACTCGGGGTTCTCGCTCTTCTACATGTTCATCAACGTAGGGGCCATCTTCGCTCCTATGGTGGCTATCGGAGTGCGGAACTGGTGGCTCTCGACCAAGGGATTCCTCTACAATCCCGACCTGCCGGAGCTGTGCCACGGCTTCCTCGGGGGCAACCTTTCGCCCGAAGCCTCGGAGCGTTTCGCCGCGTTGGCCGCCGAAGTCAGCAGCAACGGCGCGCCGACCGACATGACGGCTTTCGCCGACAGCTATCTGAGCGCTTTCGCCACCGGCTTCCACTATGCCTTCGGGGTAGCCATCGCAGCCATGCTCATATCGCTGGTCATCTTTCTGGCGAATAAGAAAAGCCTGCCCGATCCCCGTCAGGCTCAGGCTGCGGGCACGGGCTCTCGGATCGATCCGGGCGAAGTACGCATGGCGGCCAAGGAGGTCAGGCAGCGTATCTGGGCTTTGATCGCAGTATGCGCCGTCGTGATTTTCTTCTGGTTCTCGTTCCACCAGAACGGATTGACACTGACCTATTTCGCTAAGGATTACACCCGACTCAGCATCGGCTCGCTGGGGCTCTCCGCCGAGATATTCCAGTCGATGAACCCGTTCTTCGTCGTATTTCTCACGCCGCTCGTGCTGGCCTTTTTCGGTATGATGCGGGCCCGGGGCAAAGAGCCTTCGACGCCCGCCAAGATCGCGATCGGAATGGGAATCGCCGCCGTCGCCTACGTAGTGATGATGCTCGGCTCGCTCGGCGTGCCGCCGGCTGCCGAGGTAGAGCGCATGGGAGGCCTTTCGGAGGCTCAGCGCGTGACGCCGTTCCTGCTGATCGGAACCTACCTGATCCTGACCGTTGCCGAACTGTTCATCAGCCCGCTCGGCATCTCGTTCGTGTCGAAGGTCGCTCCTCCCCAATATCAGGGCATCATGCAGGGCGCATGGCTTGGAGCTACGGCGGTCGGCAATCAATTGCTGTTCATCGGAGCGATTTTCTACGAGACGATTCCGATTTGGATGACGTGGGGCGTGTTCGTCGCCGTCTGCCTGATTTCGATGACGGTCATGTTCGCTATGCTCCGCTGGCTCAACCGTATTACGAAATAA
- a CDS encoding alpha amylase C-terminal domain-containing protein gives MENALEELPIVERDPWLRTYESALRSRYDLYRRRRDEIGQGGDSLRDYANGYLYYGFQYDPALKGWHFREWLPGAEDVYLFGDFNGWQRTQLRLRKDPDGVWSIFLPDESFGDRLVHGSLVKMLVHGANGWLERIPSYIRRVVQDPVSKNFTGQLWAPPVPFDWQGDAFDIASVGDLLIYECHVGMAQEEPRVGTYAEFTRDVLPRVKRDGYNTVQLMGIAEHPYYGSFGYHVSNFFAPSSRFGTPEELKELIRTAHGLGLGVIMDLVHSHYVKNLNEGLNELDGTNHLYSPAGPAGDHPFWDSKLFDYGKEPVRHFLLSNVKYWMEEFHFDGFRFDGVTSMIYTHHGLTEFDDPAKYFRETDPEAICYLTLANALIHELRPHAVTVAEDVSGMPGMCYPVRDGGVGFDYRLAMAVPDFWIKLLKEVPDEDWDIWRMWNTMTDRLPDVGTVAYCESHDQALVGDQTLAFRLMNKQMYTDMNRAAENLLIDRGMALHKMIRLFTISLAGQAYLNFMGNEFGHPEWIDFPREGNGWSYAHARRMWSLAENGFLRYSYLGEFDRAMLKLVRRYSILSSGYAYNHKMDTENKTVVFSHRDIVFVFNWHPDRSLPDYPVPVPEAGRYRVLMSTDDREFGGYGRIDHSVKAFSFPQVCPDGATRPHILIYNLSRSALVLKRMSR, from the coding sequence ATGGAAAACGCACTGGAAGAACTGCCGATCGTCGAGCGCGACCCGTGGCTGAGAACTTACGAAAGCGCTCTTCGGAGCCGCTATGACCTCTACCGCAGGCGACGGGACGAGATCGGGCAGGGAGGCGATTCGCTGCGGGATTATGCCAACGGCTACCTCTATTACGGTTTTCAGTACGATCCGGCTCTGAAGGGCTGGCATTTCCGCGAGTGGCTGCCCGGGGCCGAGGACGTCTACCTGTTCGGCGACTTCAACGGCTGGCAGCGTACGCAACTGCGGTTGCGCAAGGATCCCGACGGCGTCTGGAGCATTTTCCTGCCCGACGAGAGCTTCGGCGACCGGCTCGTGCACGGCTCGCTGGTCAAGATGCTCGTGCACGGCGCCAACGGCTGGCTGGAACGCATACCGTCCTATATCCGGCGCGTCGTTCAGGACCCCGTGTCGAAAAACTTCACGGGTCAGCTTTGGGCTCCGCCCGTTCCGTTCGACTGGCAGGGCGACGCTTTCGACATCGCTTCGGTGGGCGACCTGCTGATCTACGAATGCCATGTGGGCATGGCGCAGGAGGAGCCTCGCGTAGGTACCTACGCGGAGTTCACCCGCGACGTGCTGCCGCGCGTCAAGCGCGACGGGTACAACACGGTTCAGCTGATGGGCATAGCCGAGCATCCCTATTACGGGAGCTTCGGCTATCATGTGAGCAATTTTTTCGCGCCCTCGTCGCGCTTCGGCACGCCCGAGGAGCTCAAGGAGCTGATCCGGACCGCGCACGGCTTGGGTCTGGGCGTTATCATGGATCTGGTTCACTCGCACTATGTCAAGAACCTGAACGAAGGGCTCAACGAGCTCGACGGGACGAATCACCTCTATTCTCCCGCCGGCCCGGCGGGCGATCATCCGTTCTGGGATTCCAAGCTGTTCGACTACGGCAAGGAGCCGGTGCGCCATTTCCTGCTGTCGAACGTCAAGTATTGGATGGAGGAGTTCCATTTCGACGGCTTCCGCTTCGACGGCGTCACGTCGATGATCTACACGCATCACGGGCTCACGGAGTTCGACGATCCGGCCAAGTATTTCAGGGAAACGGACCCGGAGGCGATCTGCTATCTGACGTTGGCGAACGCCCTGATACATGAGCTGCGTCCGCACGCGGTGACCGTCGCGGAAGATGTCAGCGGCATGCCCGGTATGTGCTACCCGGTCCGGGACGGCGGCGTCGGGTTCGACTATCGGCTCGCCATGGCCGTTCCCGACTTCTGGATCAAGTTGCTCAAGGAAGTGCCCGACGAGGATTGGGATATCTGGCGGATGTGGAACACGATGACCGACCGCCTGCCGGACGTGGGAACGGTCGCCTATTGCGAATCGCACGACCAGGCCCTCGTGGGCGATCAGACGCTTGCTTTCCGACTGATGAACAAGCAGATGTATACCGATATGAACCGCGCGGCCGAAAACCTGCTGATCGACCGGGGCATGGCGCTGCACAAAATGATCCGTCTGTTCACGATCTCGCTGGCCGGGCAGGCCTACCTGAATTTCATGGGCAACGAGTTCGGACATCCCGAGTGGATCGACTTTCCCCGCGAAGGCAACGGCTGGAGCTATGCGCACGCGCGAAGGATGTGGAGTCTGGCCGAGAACGGTTTTTTACGATACAGCTATCTGGGCGAGTTCGACCGCGCGATGCTGAAGCTCGTCCGCCGGTACTCGATCCTGAGCAGCGGCTATGCCTACAATCACAAGATGGATACCGAGAACAAGACGGTCGTTTTCAGCCACCGGGATATCGTATTCGTGTTCAACTGGCATCCCGACCGGAGCCTGCCCGATTATCCGGTTCCCGTGCCGGAGGCGGGGCGCTACCGCGTGCTGATGAGCACCGACGACCGCGAGTTCGGCGGGTACGGCCGGATCGACCATTCGGTCAAGGCGTTCAGCTTTCCGCAGGTATGCCCCGACGGCGCGACCCGGCCGCATATCCTGATCTATAACCTCTCCCGTTCGGCTCTGGTTCTGAAAAGGATGAGCCGTTGA